TTTACATGGGAGCAATGTTTTGGCAATTGGCTTCAGCCTTTCTAATGGGATTGGATAATATTATTGCAAATGCATTTGGGATAATCTCTTTTTTGGTACTGATCTATTCTATATTTGCAGTTTATGGAAAAAGATGGCATGACCGAGGAAAGTCAGCAAAATGGAATTTTATTTGCTTAATTCCGGGTATTGGAGCAATCTGGGCCACTATAGAATGCGGTTTTCTCAAAGGAAATGAGGGCGAAAATGAGTACG
The genomic region above belongs to Spirochaeta isovalerica and contains:
- a CDS encoding DUF805 domain-containing protein, encoding MTARNFLFSYKGRISRSNFWAFYMGAMFWQLASAFLMGLDNIIANAFGIISFLVLIYSIFAVYGKRWHDRGKSAKWNFICLIPGIGAIWATIECGFLKGNEGENEYGLEPYKDGVSRTDQADVSM